A single genomic interval of Juglans regia cultivar Chandler chromosome 1, Walnut 2.0, whole genome shotgun sequence harbors:
- the LOC109013253 gene encoding L-ascorbate oxidase — MAGGLMQCRRIMLKLLALCFIIYLQYAQVAEARIRHYKWNVKYEFKSPDCYKKLVITINGRTPGPTIIAQQDDTIIVEVTNSLITENLSIHWHGIRQIGTPWSDGTEGVTQCPILPGETFKYQFKVDRPGTYLYHAHYGMQREAGLYGSIRVSLPDGKSEPFAYDYDRSIILTDWYHQSTYEQATGLSSNPFVWVGEPQSLLIQGKGKFSCSSVPSPAGVCNSSNPECSPYAITVIPGKTYRLRVASLTALSALSFQIEGHNMTVVEADGHYVEPFVVKNLYLYSGETYSVLVKADQDPSRNHWITTNVVGRPPNTTVGVAVLNYYPNHPRRSPPTIPPTGPIWNDTAARLAQSQAIKSHSGYIHTPPPTSDRVILMLNTQNTIDGYRRWSVNNVSFNLPHTPYLIALKQNLHHVFQQTPLSDGHEFLNYDIYSVANNSNATSSNAIYRLKFNSTVDIILQNANTMNINNSETHPWHLHGHDFWVLGHGSGRFNISTHPKQYNLVNPIMKNTVPVHPYGWTALRFRADNPGVWAFHCHIESHFFMGMGMVFEEGIDRVGKLPSSIMGCGESKGLGRP; from the exons ATGGCTGGCGGCCTTATGCAATGCCGGAGAATAATGTTGAAGTTGCTGGCTTTGTGTTTTATCATCTACTTGCAGTATGCACAAGTTGCAGAGGCAAGAATTCGGCATTACAAATGGAACGTCAAGTATGAGTTCAAGTCCCCTGATTGCTATAAGAAGCTGGTTATCACCATCAATGGTAGAACTCCAGGACCAACAATCATAGCCCAGCAAGATGACACCATCATTGTTGAGGTTACGAACAGTCTAATAACAGAAAACCTTTCAATCCATTGGCATGGAATCCGACAG ATTGGAACGCCATGGAGTGATGGAACAGAGGGAGTAACTCAATGTCCAATTTTACCTGGGGAAACATTTAAGTACCAGTTTAAGGTTGATAGG CCTGGGACTTATTTATACCACGCGCACTATGGAATGCAAAGAGAAGCAGGGCTATATGGATCAATCCGAGTATCACTTCCTGATGGAAAGTCAGAACCTTTTGCCTATGATTATGATCGCAGCATCATCCTTACCGATTGGTACCACCAAAGTACTTACGAACAAGCCACTGGATTGTCCTCCAATCCTTTTGTCTGGGTTGGGGAGCCTCAG TCACTTCTGATCCAAGGAAAAGGAAAGTTCAGCTGCTCTAGTGTACCAAGTCCAGCCGGGGTTTGTAATTCATCAAACCCAGAATGCTCTCCATATGCGATTACTGTAATCCCAGGAAAAACATATCGACTAAGGGTTGCTAGCTTAACTGCTCTGTCCGCTCTTAGTTTTCAAATAGAG GGTCACAATATGACTGTGGTTGAGGCAGATGGGCACTATGTGGAACCATTTGTTGTGAAAAACCTTTACCTATATTCTGGAGAGACATACTCTGTCCTTGTAAAGGCCGATCAAGACCCTTCAAGAAATCATTGGATCACAACTAATGTGGTTGGCCGGCCACCTAACACCACCGTGGGCGTCGCAGTTCTCAATTATTACCCGAACCATCCACGGCGATCACCTCCAACGATACCACCGACTGGCCCCATTTGGAATGACACCGCCGCCCGGTTGGCGCAAAGTCAAGCCATCAAGTCTCACAGTGGTTATATCCACACCCCTCCTCCAACCTCGGATAGAGTCATTTTGATGCTCAACACTCAAAATACAATAGATGGTTATCGTCGTTGGTCAGTAAACAATGTCTCTTTCAACCTGCCCCACACCCCTTACCTTATTGCACTCAAACAGAATCTCCACCATGTGTTCCAACAGACCCCATTATCTGATGGGCACGAGTTTTTGAACTACGACATCTACAGCGTAGCCAATAACTCAAATGCGACTTCCAGCAATGCCATTTACAGGCTAAAGTTCAATAGCACAGTAGATATTATACTTCAAAACGCAAACACCATGAACATTAACAACAGTGAGACGCATCCATGGCATCTCCACGGTCACGATTTCTGGGTCCTTGGCCACGGAAGTGGCAGGTTTAACATCTCGACCCACCCAAAGCAATATAACTTGGTGAACCCAATAATGAAGAACACAGTGCCTGTTCATCCATATGGTTGGACTGCACTGAGGTTCCGAGCAGATAATCCAGGCGTTTGGGCTTTCCATTGCCATATAGAATCTCATTTCTTCATGGGGATGGGGATGGTGTTTGAGGAAGGCATAGATAGGGTTGGAAAGTTGCCTTCTTCCATTATGGGTTGTGGTGAGAGCAAAGGATTGGGAAGGCCATGA
- the LOC109013251 gene encoding trafficking protein particle complex subunit 12, whose translation MEADAPSDPLTNQFGTIDDLAHDLGSIQDLAARGSWRAILDKVARARALSLLRNPHEQLTYLSFQVLALAKLRRFNDASAELDSLQDLDGPLYRYQSYPTVYPSRSGSMVPFCLRWLQALIPVKLGQRQVGLDRFYILLDFVRSKLITKEKEGISVNIWKKREIFVINAIIGHHLSNKEFSVCLDLIQHLLGPDSSNPILWSKLGYIQMQTGDLESAKNSFNRVEALMKEGKSDELLSEIEFKNLVNRNKAMVYMVGKDYVSAVRELEECIERDPMDVVAINNKALCLMYLRDLPDSIKVLENALERVPTVALNETVVVNLCSMYELAYVNHSDIKRTLSSWIARVAPDDFDSSCTRI comes from the coding sequence ATGGAAGCGGATGCACCATCCGACCCGCTGACGAACCAGTTCGGCACCATCGATGACCTTGCGCACGACCTGGGTTCCATCCAGGACCTGGCGGCCCGCGGCTCTTGGAGAGCCATTCTCGACAAGGTCGCACGCGCGCGAGCCCTCTCGCTCCTCCGCAACCCCCACGAGCAACTCACTTACCTCTCCTTTCAAGTCCTCGCCCTCGCCAAACTACGACGTTTCAACGACGCCTCCGCGGAGCTCGACTCCCTCCAGGACCTCGACGGTCCACTCTACCGGTATCAATCTTACCCCACCGTCTACCCCAGCCGCTCTGGTTCCATGGTACCTTTCTGCCTCCGCTGGCTCCAAGCCCTCATCCCCGTCAAACTCGGCCAACGCCAAGTAGGCCTCGACCGCTTCTACATTCTTCTCGACTTCGTTCGCTCCAAACTGATTACAAAAGAAAAGGAGGGAATTTCTGTGAATATCTGGAAGAAGAGGGAGATTTTCGTGATTAACGCGATTATCGGGCACCATTTGAGCAACAAGGAGTTTTCCGTGTGCCTGGATCTGATCCAACATTTGCTCGGTCCCGATTCTTCAAACCCTATTCTGTGGTCGAAGCTCGGGTACATTCAAATGCAAACTGGGGACCTGGAAAGCGCGAAGAACTCGTTTAATCGCGTCGAGGCGTTGATGAAAGAGGGCAAGAGTGATGAGCTGTTGAGCGAGATTGAGTTCAAGAACCTCGTGAATAGGAACAAGGCGATGGTGTATATGGTGGGGAAGGACTACGTCTCGGCGGTGAGGGAGTTGGAGGAGTGCATTGAGAGGGACCCTATGGACGTGGTGGCGATAAACAACAAGGCGCTTTGCTTGATGTACTTGAGAGACTTGCCGGATTCGATTAAGGTGCTGGAGAATGCTCTCGAGAGGGTGCCCACCGTGGCGCTCAACGAGACGGTCGTAGTGAATTTGTGTAGTATGTATGAATTGGCTTATGTCAATCATTCCGATATCAAGAGGACGCTCAGTAGTTGGATTGCTCGGGTTGCTCCCGATGACTTTGACTCGTCTTGTACTCGGATTTGA